Proteins from a genomic interval of Candidatus Nanopelagicales bacterium:
- a CDS encoding type II toxin-antitoxin system RelE/ParE family toxin yields MVRIAFEDQDLERLYREADFFAARYGPDLVKAFRKKCQLLEAAQDQQELRNYASLRLEQLRGNR; encoded by the coding sequence AGGATCAAGACCTTGAACGCCTGTATCGAGAGGCGGACTTCTTCGCGGCAAGGTACGGCCCGGATCTGGTCAAGGCTTTCCGCAAGAAGTGCCAGCTCCTGGAAGCGGCTCAGGATCAGCAGGAGTTGCGCAACTACGCTTCCCTCCGCCTGGAGCAACTCCGAGGGAACCGG